The following are encoded in a window of Cottoperca gobio chromosome 20, fCotGob3.1, whole genome shotgun sequence genomic DNA:
- the pdk3a gene encoding pyruvate dehydrogenase (acetyl-transferring) kinase isozyme 3, mitochondrial isoform X1 yields MRIFVSLLKNTNPKIEYYSRFSPSPLSIKQFLDFGRDNACEKTSYMFLRKELPVRLANTMKEVNLLPDNLLSQPSIRLVQKWYMQSFVELLDYENRKPEDPHALNDFLDLLIEIRNRHNDVVPTMAQGVIEYKEKFGFDPFISSNIQYFLDRFYTNRVSFRMLINQHTLLFGNDTNPLHPKHIGSIDPTCSVAEVVSDAYDTAKMLCEKYYLAAPELKIEEFNMKAPDKPIQAVYVPSHLFHMLFELFKNSMRATVELHENSEEGLPPVKAKVTLGKEDLSVKISDRGGGVPLRKIDRLFNYMYSTAPTPSLEPGVVPLAGFGYGLPISRLYARYFQGDLKLYSMEGVGTDAVIYLKALSSESFERLPVFNKSALRHYKTSPEADDWSNPSKEPRDANPMSSRHGDGKEERAPRKDQSERSYNSLEV; encoded by the exons gCCGGGACAATGCTTGTGAGAAAACGTCCTACATGTTCCTGCGTAAGGAGCTGCCGGTGCGGCTAGCCAACACCATGAAGGAGGTCAACCTGCTGCCTGACAACCTGCTCAGCCAGCCCTCCATCCGGCTGGTGCAGAAATG GTACATGCAGAGCTTTGTGGAGCTGCTGGATTATGAGAACAGAAAGCCAGAGGACCCTCACGCTTTGAATGA tttcctGGATCTCCTGATTGAGATCCGTAACCGGCACAACGACGTGGTTCCCACCATGGCTCAGGGAGTCATCGAGTACAAGGAGAAGTTCGGCTTCGACCCCTTCATCAGCAGCAACATCCAGTACTTCCTCGACCGCTTCTACACCAACCGCGTCTCTTTCCGCATGCTCATCAACCAGCACA CTCTCCTGTTTGGTAACGACACCAACCCCTTACATCCCAAACACATCGGCAGTATTGATCCCACCTGCAGTGTGGCGGAGGTCGTCAGTG ACGCCTACGACACAGCCAAGATGCTGTGTGAGAAATACTACTTGGCTGCTCCCGAGCTGAAGATTGAAGAGTTCAACA TGAAGGCCCCTGATAAGCCCATCCAGGCGGTGTACGTGCCCTCTCATCTCTTCCACATGCTGTTCGAGCTCTTCAAG AACTCGATGAGAGCCACAGTGGAGCTTCATGAGAACAGTGAGGAGGGATTACCACCAGTGAAGGCTAAAGTCACTCTGGGTAAAGAGGATCTCTCCGTGAAG ATCAGTgaccgaggaggaggagttcCTCTGAGGAAGATCGACCGTCtgtttaactacatgtactccACTGCTCCGACACCGAGCCTGGAGCCCGGAGTCGTCCCGTTG GCTGGTTTTGGCTACGGTTTGCCGATTTCTAGGCTCTATGCCCGATACTTCCAGGGGGATCTGAAACTCTACTCCATGGAGGGCGTTGGCACTGACGCTGTCATCTATCTGAAG GCCCTTTCCAGCGAGTCCTTTGAGCGGCTGCCCGTCTTCAACAAGTCAGCGTTGCGGCACTATAAGACCAGCCCCGAGGCGGACGACTGGAGCAACCCCAGTAAAGAGCCTCGCGATGCCA ATCCGATGAGCTCTCGCCATGGCGacggaaaagaggagagagctcCAAGAAAGGACCAATCAGAGAGGAGCTACAACAGTCTCGAAGTGTGA
- the pdk3a gene encoding pyruvate dehydrogenase (acetyl-transferring) kinase isozyme 3, mitochondrial isoform X2 translates to MRIFVSLLKNTNPKIEYYSRFSPSPLSIKQFLDFGRDNACEKTSYMFLRKELPVRLANTMKEVNLLPDNLLSQPSIRLVQKWYMQSFVELLDYENRKPEDPHALNDFLDLLIEIRNRHNDVVPTMAQGVIEYKEKFGFDPFISSNIQYFLDRFYTNRVSFRMLINQHTLLFGNDTNPLHPKHIGSIDPTCSVAEVVSDAYDTAKMLCEKYYLAAPELKIEEFNMKAPDKPIQAVYVPSHLFHMLFELFKNSMRATVELHENSEEGLPPVKAKVTLGKEDLSVKISDRGGGVPLRKIDRLFNYMYSTAPTPSLEPGVVPLAGFGYGLPISRLYARYFQGDLKLYSMEGVGTDAVIYLKALSSESFERLPVFNKSALRHYKTSPEADDWSNPNPMSSRHGDGKEERAPRKDQSERSYNSLEV, encoded by the exons gCCGGGACAATGCTTGTGAGAAAACGTCCTACATGTTCCTGCGTAAGGAGCTGCCGGTGCGGCTAGCCAACACCATGAAGGAGGTCAACCTGCTGCCTGACAACCTGCTCAGCCAGCCCTCCATCCGGCTGGTGCAGAAATG GTACATGCAGAGCTTTGTGGAGCTGCTGGATTATGAGAACAGAAAGCCAGAGGACCCTCACGCTTTGAATGA tttcctGGATCTCCTGATTGAGATCCGTAACCGGCACAACGACGTGGTTCCCACCATGGCTCAGGGAGTCATCGAGTACAAGGAGAAGTTCGGCTTCGACCCCTTCATCAGCAGCAACATCCAGTACTTCCTCGACCGCTTCTACACCAACCGCGTCTCTTTCCGCATGCTCATCAACCAGCACA CTCTCCTGTTTGGTAACGACACCAACCCCTTACATCCCAAACACATCGGCAGTATTGATCCCACCTGCAGTGTGGCGGAGGTCGTCAGTG ACGCCTACGACACAGCCAAGATGCTGTGTGAGAAATACTACTTGGCTGCTCCCGAGCTGAAGATTGAAGAGTTCAACA TGAAGGCCCCTGATAAGCCCATCCAGGCGGTGTACGTGCCCTCTCATCTCTTCCACATGCTGTTCGAGCTCTTCAAG AACTCGATGAGAGCCACAGTGGAGCTTCATGAGAACAGTGAGGAGGGATTACCACCAGTGAAGGCTAAAGTCACTCTGGGTAAAGAGGATCTCTCCGTGAAG ATCAGTgaccgaggaggaggagttcCTCTGAGGAAGATCGACCGTCtgtttaactacatgtactccACTGCTCCGACACCGAGCCTGGAGCCCGGAGTCGTCCCGTTG GCTGGTTTTGGCTACGGTTTGCCGATTTCTAGGCTCTATGCCCGATACTTCCAGGGGGATCTGAAACTCTACTCCATGGAGGGCGTTGGCACTGACGCTGTCATCTATCTGAAG GCCCTTTCCAGCGAGTCCTTTGAGCGGCTGCCCGTCTTCAACAAGTCAGCGTTGCGGCACTATAAGACCAGCCCCGAGGCGGACGACTGGAGCAACCCCA ATCCGATGAGCTCTCGCCATGGCGacggaaaagaggagagagctcCAAGAAAGGACCAATCAGAGAGGAGCTACAACAGTCTCGAAGTGTGA
- the pdk3a gene encoding pyruvate dehydrogenase (acetyl-transferring) kinase isozyme 3, mitochondrial isoform X4 — protein sequence MRIFVSLLKNTNPKIEYYSRFSPSPLSIKQFLDFGRDNACEKTSYMFLRKELPVRLANTMKEVNLLPDNLLSQPSIRLVQKWYMQSFVELLDYENRKPEDPHALNDFLDLLIEIRNRHNDVVPTMAQGVIEYKEKFGFDPFISSNIQYFLDRFYTNRVSFRMLINQHTLLFGNDTNPLHPKHIGSIDPTCSVAEVVSDAYDTAKMLCEKYYLAAPELKIEEFNMKAPDKPIQAVYVPSHLFHMLFELFKNSMRATVELHENSEEGLPPVKAKVTLGKEDLSVKISDRGGGVPLRKIDRLFNYMYSTAPTPSLEPGVVPLAGFGYGLPISRLYARYFQGDLKLYSMEGVGTDAVIYLKALSSESFERLPVFNKSALRHYKTSPEADDWSNPTPSDAKRKECR from the exons gCCGGGACAATGCTTGTGAGAAAACGTCCTACATGTTCCTGCGTAAGGAGCTGCCGGTGCGGCTAGCCAACACCATGAAGGAGGTCAACCTGCTGCCTGACAACCTGCTCAGCCAGCCCTCCATCCGGCTGGTGCAGAAATG GTACATGCAGAGCTTTGTGGAGCTGCTGGATTATGAGAACAGAAAGCCAGAGGACCCTCACGCTTTGAATGA tttcctGGATCTCCTGATTGAGATCCGTAACCGGCACAACGACGTGGTTCCCACCATGGCTCAGGGAGTCATCGAGTACAAGGAGAAGTTCGGCTTCGACCCCTTCATCAGCAGCAACATCCAGTACTTCCTCGACCGCTTCTACACCAACCGCGTCTCTTTCCGCATGCTCATCAACCAGCACA CTCTCCTGTTTGGTAACGACACCAACCCCTTACATCCCAAACACATCGGCAGTATTGATCCCACCTGCAGTGTGGCGGAGGTCGTCAGTG ACGCCTACGACACAGCCAAGATGCTGTGTGAGAAATACTACTTGGCTGCTCCCGAGCTGAAGATTGAAGAGTTCAACA TGAAGGCCCCTGATAAGCCCATCCAGGCGGTGTACGTGCCCTCTCATCTCTTCCACATGCTGTTCGAGCTCTTCAAG AACTCGATGAGAGCCACAGTGGAGCTTCATGAGAACAGTGAGGAGGGATTACCACCAGTGAAGGCTAAAGTCACTCTGGGTAAAGAGGATCTCTCCGTGAAG ATCAGTgaccgaggaggaggagttcCTCTGAGGAAGATCGACCGTCtgtttaactacatgtactccACTGCTCCGACACCGAGCCTGGAGCCCGGAGTCGTCCCGTTG GCTGGTTTTGGCTACGGTTTGCCGATTTCTAGGCTCTATGCCCGATACTTCCAGGGGGATCTGAAACTCTACTCCATGGAGGGCGTTGGCACTGACGCTGTCATCTATCTGAAG GCCCTTTCCAGCGAGTCCTTTGAGCGGCTGCCCGTCTTCAACAAGTCAGCGTTGCGGCACTATAAGACCAGCCCCGAGGCGGACGACTGGAGCAACCCCA CTCCATCTGATGCGAAAAGAAAGGAGTGTAGATGA
- the pdk3a gene encoding pyruvate dehydrogenase (acetyl-transferring) kinase isozyme 3, mitochondrial isoform X3 translates to MRIFVSLLKNTNPKIEYYSRFSPSPLSIKQFLDFGRDNACEKTSYMFLRKELPVRLANTMKEVNLLPDNLLSQPSIRLVQKWYMQSFVELLDYENRKPEDPHALNDFLDLLIEIRNRHNDVVPTMAQGVIEYKEKFGFDPFISSNIQYFLDRFYTNRVSFRMLINQHTLLFGNDTNPLHPKHIGSIDPTCSVAEVVSDAYDTAKMLCEKYYLAAPELKIEEFNMKAPDKPIQAVYVPSHLFHMLFELFKNSMRATVELHENSEEGLPPVKAKVTLGKEDLSVKISDRGGGVPLRKIDRLFNYMYSTAPTPSLEPGVVPLAGFGYGLPISRLYARYFQGDLKLYSMEGVGTDAVIYLKALSSESFERLPVFNKSALRHYKTSPEADDWSNPSKEPRDATPSDAKRKECR, encoded by the exons gCCGGGACAATGCTTGTGAGAAAACGTCCTACATGTTCCTGCGTAAGGAGCTGCCGGTGCGGCTAGCCAACACCATGAAGGAGGTCAACCTGCTGCCTGACAACCTGCTCAGCCAGCCCTCCATCCGGCTGGTGCAGAAATG GTACATGCAGAGCTTTGTGGAGCTGCTGGATTATGAGAACAGAAAGCCAGAGGACCCTCACGCTTTGAATGA tttcctGGATCTCCTGATTGAGATCCGTAACCGGCACAACGACGTGGTTCCCACCATGGCTCAGGGAGTCATCGAGTACAAGGAGAAGTTCGGCTTCGACCCCTTCATCAGCAGCAACATCCAGTACTTCCTCGACCGCTTCTACACCAACCGCGTCTCTTTCCGCATGCTCATCAACCAGCACA CTCTCCTGTTTGGTAACGACACCAACCCCTTACATCCCAAACACATCGGCAGTATTGATCCCACCTGCAGTGTGGCGGAGGTCGTCAGTG ACGCCTACGACACAGCCAAGATGCTGTGTGAGAAATACTACTTGGCTGCTCCCGAGCTGAAGATTGAAGAGTTCAACA TGAAGGCCCCTGATAAGCCCATCCAGGCGGTGTACGTGCCCTCTCATCTCTTCCACATGCTGTTCGAGCTCTTCAAG AACTCGATGAGAGCCACAGTGGAGCTTCATGAGAACAGTGAGGAGGGATTACCACCAGTGAAGGCTAAAGTCACTCTGGGTAAAGAGGATCTCTCCGTGAAG ATCAGTgaccgaggaggaggagttcCTCTGAGGAAGATCGACCGTCtgtttaactacatgtactccACTGCTCCGACACCGAGCCTGGAGCCCGGAGTCGTCCCGTTG GCTGGTTTTGGCTACGGTTTGCCGATTTCTAGGCTCTATGCCCGATACTTCCAGGGGGATCTGAAACTCTACTCCATGGAGGGCGTTGGCACTGACGCTGTCATCTATCTGAAG GCCCTTTCCAGCGAGTCCTTTGAGCGGCTGCCCGTCTTCAACAAGTCAGCGTTGCGGCACTATAAGACCAGCCCCGAGGCGGACGACTGGAGCAACCCCAGTAAAGAGCCTCGCGATGCCA CTCCATCTGATGCGAAAAGAAAGGAGTGTAGATGA
- the pcyt1ba gene encoding choline-phosphate cytidylyltransferase B isoform X1: MVKQRRIRAHSCCASVCCRRGPLKTLTKPAIFARETSCDCRAPHEKLTIAQACRGTPVDRPVRVYADGIFDLFHSGHARALMQAKNLFPNTYLIVGVCSDELTHKFKGFTVMTEIERYEALRHCRYVDEVLRDAPWTLTPEFLEKHKIDFVAHDDIPYSSAGSEDVYKHIKEAGMFVPTQRTEGISTSELITRIVRDYDVYARRNLQRGYTAKELNVSYINEKKYRLQNQVDRMKEKVRTVEEKSKHFVYRVEEKSHDLIQKWEEKSREFIGNFLELFGPDGTWKQVFQERSGRMLSYALSPRESPCNSPPRELSPLRSPSPPSPPARWHSARPSPPNSPKGASASISSMSEGDEDEK, encoded by the exons ATGGTGAAACAGCGACGCATCAGAGCGCATTCCTGTTGCGCATCTGTTTGTTGCAGGAGAGGACCACTAAAG ACTCTGACAAAGCCTGCCATCTTTGCCAGGGAGACCAGTTGTGATTGTCGCGCTCCTCATGAGAAACTCACCATCGCTCAGGCCTGCAGAGGCACTCCAG tggaCCGGCCAGTTAGAGTCTACGCAGATGGCATCTTTGACCTGTTCCACTCTGGACACGCTCGTGCTCTCATGCAGGCCAAGAACCTCTTTCCCAACACCTACCTCATAGtaggag TGTGCAGTGACGAGCTGACCCACAAGTTCAAGGGTTTCACAGTCATGACGGAGATTGAACGTTATGAAGCGTTGAGACACTGTCGCTATGTGGACGAGGTTTTGAGAGACGCACCCTGGACTCTCACACCGGAATTCCTTGAGAaacacaag ATTGATTTTGTGGCTCACGATGACATCCCATACTCCTCAGCAGGAAGTGAGGACGTTTATAAACACATCAAGGAGGCGG GGATGTTTGTGCCTACACAGCGGACAGAGGGCATCTCTACATCTGAGTTGATCACCAGGATTGTCAGAGACTATGACGTCTACGCCCGACGCAACCTGCAACGTGGCTACACGGCCAAAGAGCTTAACGTCAGCTACATCAAC GAGAAGAAGTACCGGCTGCAGAACCAAGTGGACCGAATGAAGGAGAAGGTTCGCAcggtggaggagaagagcaaacattttgtttaccGTGTGGAGGAGAAGAGCCACGACCTCATTCAGAAGTGGGAAGAGAAATCCAGAGAGTTTATTGGAAACTTCCTCGAACTGTTTGGACCTGATGGGACTTGG AAACAGGTGTTTCAGGAGCGCAGTGGACGAATGCTGTCCTACGCTCTTTCTCCCCGAGAGTCGCCCTGCAACAGTCCTCCCCGCGAACTGTCCCCCCTGcgctctccctcccccccatcACCCCCCGCCCGCTGGCACAGTGCACGGCCCTCGCCCCCAAACTCCCCCAAAGGAGCATCCGCCTCCATAAGCAGCATGAGTGAAGGTGATGAAGATGAGAAGTAG
- the pcyt1ba gene encoding choline-phosphate cytidylyltransferase B isoform X2 encodes MEELEHTCPHPRTTLTKPAIFARETSCDCRAPHEKLTIAQACRGTPVDRPVRVYADGIFDLFHSGHARALMQAKNLFPNTYLIVGVCSDELTHKFKGFTVMTEIERYEALRHCRYVDEVLRDAPWTLTPEFLEKHKIDFVAHDDIPYSSAGSEDVYKHIKEAGMFVPTQRTEGISTSELITRIVRDYDVYARRNLQRGYTAKELNVSYINEKKYRLQNQVDRMKEKVRTVEEKSKHFVYRVEEKSHDLIQKWEEKSREFIGNFLELFGPDGTWKQVFQERSGRMLSYALSPRESPCNSPPRELSPLRSPSPPSPPARWHSARPSPPNSPKGASASISSMSEGDEDEK; translated from the exons ATGGAGGAGCTTGAGCACACCTGCCCCCATCCCCGGACG ACTCTGACAAAGCCTGCCATCTTTGCCAGGGAGACCAGTTGTGATTGTCGCGCTCCTCATGAGAAACTCACCATCGCTCAGGCCTGCAGAGGCACTCCAG tggaCCGGCCAGTTAGAGTCTACGCAGATGGCATCTTTGACCTGTTCCACTCTGGACACGCTCGTGCTCTCATGCAGGCCAAGAACCTCTTTCCCAACACCTACCTCATAGtaggag TGTGCAGTGACGAGCTGACCCACAAGTTCAAGGGTTTCACAGTCATGACGGAGATTGAACGTTATGAAGCGTTGAGACACTGTCGCTATGTGGACGAGGTTTTGAGAGACGCACCCTGGACTCTCACACCGGAATTCCTTGAGAaacacaag ATTGATTTTGTGGCTCACGATGACATCCCATACTCCTCAGCAGGAAGTGAGGACGTTTATAAACACATCAAGGAGGCGG GGATGTTTGTGCCTACACAGCGGACAGAGGGCATCTCTACATCTGAGTTGATCACCAGGATTGTCAGAGACTATGACGTCTACGCCCGACGCAACCTGCAACGTGGCTACACGGCCAAAGAGCTTAACGTCAGCTACATCAAC GAGAAGAAGTACCGGCTGCAGAACCAAGTGGACCGAATGAAGGAGAAGGTTCGCAcggtggaggagaagagcaaacattttgtttaccGTGTGGAGGAGAAGAGCCACGACCTCATTCAGAAGTGGGAAGAGAAATCCAGAGAGTTTATTGGAAACTTCCTCGAACTGTTTGGACCTGATGGGACTTGG AAACAGGTGTTTCAGGAGCGCAGTGGACGAATGCTGTCCTACGCTCTTTCTCCCCGAGAGTCGCCCTGCAACAGTCCTCCCCGCGAACTGTCCCCCCTGcgctctccctcccccccatcACCCCCCGCCCGCTGGCACAGTGCACGGCCCTCGCCCCCAAACTCCCCCAAAGGAGCATCCGCCTCCATAAGCAGCATGAGTGAAGGTGATGAAGATGAGAAGTAG